The following proteins are encoded in a genomic region of Galbibacter sp. BG1:
- a CDS encoding SulP family inorganic anion transporter, which yields MTEFIRKIVPNAKDDVLAGITVSLAMIPEVVAFAFVAQIDPLVALSGAFIIGLITAIFGGRPGLISGAAGAVAVIFVSLISEGHTRGMMFDVPVENMGYYYLLAAVVLMGIFQIVAGVFKLGRFVRLIPHPVMMGFVNGLAIVIFIAQVKMFTHKQLEVTAEGVKKYINIPMQGTELYTMIGLVLLTMGIIWLLPRITKKIPASLTAILITSAIVIFGGLEVSTVGSYIVEGGGTGLKGELPTPNTELWQYLPINLDTLGFILPYAFLAACVGLIESLMTMNLVDELTETRGNGNRECVAQGAGNMLSGLFGGTGGCGMIGQTVININAGGRGRLSGIMMAVTLLTFILFTDKLIEQVPIAALVGVMIMMVIETFAWSSFRIIRKIPKADAFVLVVVSAVTVIYDLAIAVFVGVIISALVFAWENAKKIRARKRFKEDGTKVYEIWGPLFFGSISAFNEKFDVKNDPENVEIDFVESRVSDHSAIEAIFNVVEKYEAAGKTIRLKHLSEDCKALLYKSSPKFREVIVGAVDDPRYHLAANPEEFPKSLSEYKLIPEE from the coding sequence ATGACAGAGTTTATTAGAAAGATTGTTCCCAATGCAAAAGATGATGTTTTAGCCGGAATTACGGTTTCTTTGGCTATGATCCCAGAGGTGGTGGCCTTTGCGTTTGTGGCACAGATCGATCCTTTGGTGGCATTATCGGGAGCATTTATAATTGGTCTTATAACAGCTATTTTTGGAGGTCGTCCAGGATTGATTTCTGGTGCGGCAGGGGCTGTTGCTGTAATTTTTGTTTCCTTAATTTCTGAAGGACACACAAGAGGGATGATGTTCGATGTGCCCGTAGAAAATATGGGGTATTATTACCTACTTGCTGCGGTAGTGCTTATGGGTATTTTTCAAATAGTAGCGGGTGTTTTTAAACTGGGCCGTTTTGTTAGGTTGATTCCGCATCCTGTTATGATGGGCTTTGTAAACGGTTTGGCGATTGTTATTTTTATTGCTCAGGTTAAAATGTTTACCCATAAACAGTTGGAAGTTACCGCCGAGGGCGTAAAGAAATATATAAATATTCCCATGCAGGGTACCGAACTGTATACCATGATTGGTTTGGTATTGCTTACCATGGGGATCATTTGGTTATTGCCGCGAATCACCAAAAAAATACCGGCTTCCCTTACCGCCATTTTAATTACTTCGGCCATTGTTATTTTTGGCGGACTCGAAGTGAGTACCGTTGGTTCTTACATTGTAGAAGGTGGTGGAACTGGCCTTAAAGGAGAGTTGCCTACCCCAAATACGGAATTATGGCAATATCTACCCATTAATTTAGACACTTTAGGTTTTATTCTCCCGTATGCATTTTTGGCGGCTTGTGTTGGTTTAATCGAGTCGTTAATGACGATGAACTTGGTAGATGAGCTAACAGAAACCCGTGGGAACGGGAACCGCGAATGTGTGGCGCAAGGTGCTGGGAATATGTTAAGCGGACTCTTTGGGGGTACCGGAGGATGTGGAATGATAGGGCAAACGGTAATTAACATAAATGCCGGTGGCCGTGGCCGTTTATCTGGAATTATGATGGCGGTTACTTTACTAACCTTCATATTATTTACAGACAAATTAATAGAACAAGTTCCTATTGCAGCGCTGGTTGGGGTAATGATCATGATGGTTATTGAAACCTTTGCGTGGTCCAGTTTCAGGATTATTAGAAAAATACCAAAAGCCGATGCATTTGTGTTGGTGGTGGTTTCTGCCGTAACGGTTATTTACGACTTGGCGATTGCCGTTTTTGTAGGGGTTATTATTTCAGCACTTGTTTTTGCTTGGGAAAATGCCAAGAAAATCCGGGCCAGAAAACGCTTCAAGGAAGATGGAACCAAAGTATATGAAATCTGGGGACCTCTTTTCTTCGGAAGTATTTCGGCATTCAATGAAAAATTCGATGTAAAGAACGATCCTGAGAATGTGGAAATCGATTTTGTAGAGTCGAGGGTGAGCGATCATTCTGCTATTGAAGCAATATTCAATGTGGTGGAAAAATATGAGGCAGCCGGAAAAACAATCCGTTTAAAACATTTAAGTGAAGATTGTAAGGCCTTGTTGTATAAGTCATCTCCAAAGTTTAGGGAAGTAATCGTAGGAGCTGTAGACGATCCTAGATATCATTTAGCGGCAAATCCGGAAGAATTCCCAAAATCACTTTCAGAATATAAGCTTATACCAGAAGAGTAG
- a CDS encoding response regulator, with amino-acid sequence MKTINAICLIDDDPITIFSVKKLIEVTQITQNVISFNNGIEALKYYRNEENDIFPELILLDLNMPIIDGWEFIDSFSKMEISKTTSIYILTSSINPEDVKKVSDYDKKHAFSIKHLIKPVTKDKLKSLAFQLQPEEEK; translated from the coding sequence ATGAAAACTATTAATGCAATTTGTTTAATCGACGATGATCCGATTACGATTTTTAGCGTTAAAAAACTTATTGAAGTTACTCAAATAACTCAAAATGTCATCTCCTTCAACAATGGGATAGAAGCCTTAAAATATTACCGAAATGAAGAGAACGATATCTTTCCAGAGCTTATTTTATTAGATCTAAACATGCCCATTATCGATGGGTGGGAGTTTATAGATAGTTTTAGTAAAATGGAAATAAGTAAAACCACAAGTATCTATATTTTAACCTCCTCCATTAATCCAGAAGATGTAAAAAAGGTAAGCGATTACGACAAAAAGCATGCTTTCTCCATTAAACATCTTATAAAACCGGTAACGAAAGATAAATTGAAATCCTTAGCTTTTCAATTACAACCAGAAGAAGAAAAATAA
- a CDS encoding PAS domain-containing sensor histidine kinase, translating to MINLHILQQSPVPMALFDKDANLKMASSAWKLFFEEVSTEVPEGIASALQNNIPEGEDCFKTKGDTQWYRYFIQHQEEEFLVYVKDITSEKQHKKAAVFLSEATEVTQLGTWFFDVEREFLEWSNITKDIFQVDESFQPNMEVMFSFFKEGTHSDLVINSINRAISEGTSFDVELQITPSADIEKWIRFRGKPEILQQKTGSIYGTIQDISEQKNTELKLALNEKQIKSTKRALTQNKQIFTSIFNSTFQFTGFLNIKGRLIDVNEPALNFVGLQAEDVINKHFWDTPWWKGSPKEQKKLRKNFKKAVKGEFVRYEAKILDKNQQAVYIDFSLKPVFDDHNKVTFLIAEGRIIQEMVEARKKLKESEKLHRTLLELSPTGLVLNDALTGEFLDMNNSFKSSIGYSDRELSKLTHLDLIPTVNRKKELRALKEVLNSGMYGPYEGHYEHKNGELVPALITRILITNSTGKKLIWSVVQDISHIKEKEAELMEVINVASEQNNRLLNFAHIVSHNLRSHASNFSMLIELLGVEDDVFKKVEIIEMLGSASKNMLETISNLNEIIAINTNLNIKTEKVNLKAEVDEAFTNISELIKSTFTEVENNIPENININVVKAYLESILLNIFTNAIKYKAPKRYPKIIINCERIKGFTVLSVTDNGLGIDLEKHGHKLFGMYKTFHGNTDARGIGLFITKNQIEAMKGKIEAESVLDKGTTFKIYFNENY from the coding sequence ATGATTAACCTACATATATTGCAACAAAGCCCCGTCCCAATGGCCTTGTTTGACAAAGATGCGAACCTTAAAATGGCTTCCAGCGCTTGGAAACTATTTTTTGAGGAAGTTTCCACAGAAGTTCCAGAAGGAATTGCGTCGGCTCTTCAGAATAACATTCCAGAAGGTGAAGACTGTTTCAAAACCAAAGGCGATACCCAATGGTATCGATATTTCATACAGCATCAAGAAGAAGAATTCTTAGTTTATGTAAAAGACATTACTTCGGAAAAACAACATAAAAAGGCGGCTGTTTTTCTTTCTGAAGCTACCGAAGTTACCCAACTTGGCACTTGGTTTTTTGATGTGGAAAGGGAATTTTTGGAATGGTCTAATATTACCAAGGACATTTTTCAAGTAGATGAAAGCTTTCAACCAAATATGGAAGTTATGTTTTCCTTTTTCAAAGAAGGTACACACTCCGATTTGGTTATAAACAGCATCAATCGCGCAATTAGCGAAGGGACTAGCTTCGACGTGGAACTGCAAATAACACCTTCAGCAGACATCGAAAAATGGATTCGCTTCCGTGGAAAACCAGAAATCCTTCAGCAAAAAACCGGAAGTATTTACGGTACCATTCAAGATATTAGCGAACAGAAAAATACCGAACTCAAACTAGCACTTAACGAAAAACAGATAAAAAGCACCAAAAGGGCACTTACCCAAAACAAACAAATTTTCACTAGCATTTTTAATTCTACCTTTCAGTTTACGGGCTTTCTCAACATAAAAGGAAGGCTTATAGACGTGAACGAGCCGGCACTAAATTTTGTTGGCCTGCAGGCCGAAGATGTTATTAATAAGCACTTTTGGGATACGCCCTGGTGGAAAGGCAGCCCCAAGGAACAGAAAAAACTAAGAAAGAATTTTAAAAAGGCGGTCAAAGGGGAATTTGTAAGGTACGAGGCAAAAATCCTGGATAAAAACCAACAGGCTGTTTACATCGATTTTTCCCTAAAACCCGTTTTTGATGACCATAACAAGGTAACTTTCTTAATTGCCGAAGGGCGCATTATACAGGAAATGGTAGAGGCGCGTAAAAAACTCAAGGAAAGCGAAAAGTTACACCGTACCCTCTTGGAACTTTCCCCTACGGGACTGGTTTTAAATGATGCTTTGACCGGTGAGTTTTTGGATATGAACAATTCTTTTAAGTCAAGTATAGGATATTCTGACAGGGAACTTTCTAAACTCACACATTTAGATCTAATCCCCACTGTTAATAGAAAAAAAGAGCTTCGCGCATTAAAGGAAGTGCTCAACAGCGGCATGTATGGGCCGTATGAAGGGCATTACGAACATAAAAATGGCGAACTGGTTCCAGCTTTAATTACCCGTATTTTAATAACCAATTCTACCGGCAAAAAACTCATATGGTCGGTAGTACAAGATATTTCCCATATTAAGGAAAAGGAAGCAGAGCTTATGGAAGTAATTAATGTGGCGAGTGAACAGAACAACCGTTTACTAAACTTTGCGCATATTGTATCCCACAACCTGCGGTCGCACGCTTCCAATTTCTCTATGCTTATAGAGCTTTTAGGGGTTGAAGATGATGTCTTTAAAAAAGTGGAGATAATAGAAATGCTTGGTTCGGCCTCCAAAAACATGCTGGAAACCATCTCCAATTTAAATGAGATTATAGCCATTAACACCAACTTGAACATTAAAACCGAAAAAGTAAACCTCAAAGCGGAAGTAGACGAAGCGTTTACCAATATCAGCGAATTAATAAAAAGCACTTTTACGGAGGTTGAAAACAATATTCCAGAAAATATTAACATAAATGTTGTAAAAGCTTACCTAGAAAGCATTTTATTGAATATTTTTACCAATGCTATTAAGTACAAAGCGCCAAAAAGATATCCGAAAATTATAATTAATTGCGAACGGATAAAAGGTTTTACCGTTTTGAGCGTTACAGATAATGGTTTGGGCATCGATTTGGAAAAACATGGCCACAAACTTTTTGGAATGTACAAAACATTTCACGGCAATACCGATGCGCGCGGAATCGGACTTTTTATTACCAAGAACCAAATTGAGGCAATGAAAGGTAAGATTGAAGCGGAAAGCGTATTGGATAAGGGAACAACATTTAAAATATACTTCAATGAAAACTATTAA
- the coaD gene encoding pantetheine-phosphate adenylyltransferase, producing the protein MRRAIFPGSFDPITLGHYDIISRGITLFDELVIAIGINAEKQYMFSLDQRKKFIEDAFKNEPKVRVMTYEGLTVEFCKKIDAQFILRGLRNPADFEFEKAIAHTNRKLSEIETVFLLTSSGKSYISSSIVRDVIRNNGDYTGLVPETVRVLK; encoded by the coding sequence ATGCGAAGAGCTATTTTTCCAGGATCTTTCGATCCTATAACCTTAGGACATTACGATATTATTTCCCGTGGCATAACCCTTTTCGACGAATTGGTTATTGCCATTGGTATCAATGCAGAAAAACAATATATGTTTTCTTTGGACCAACGCAAGAAATTTATCGAAGATGCGTTTAAAAACGAACCGAAAGTAAGAGTAATGACCTACGAGGGTTTAACGGTAGAGTTCTGTAAAAAAATAGATGCACAGTTTATATTACGGGGATTGCGAAATCCGGCCGATTTTGAGTTTGAAAAAGCCATAGCACATACCAACCGCAAGTTGTCGGAAATAGAAACTGTTTTTCTATTGACCTCCTCTGGAAAAAGCTATATTTCTTCCTCAATTGTAAGGGATGTTATTAGAAATAATGGAGATTACACCGGTTTGGTTCCAGAAACAGTACGAGTACTTAAATAA
- a CDS encoding D-alanine--D-alanine ligase: MKKNIGVVMGGYSSEYKISLKSGDVVCQHLDPEKYNIYRIHILKDKWVHVMENGTETPINKGNFTIEVEGKTISFDCIFNAIHGTPGEDGYLQGYLELLGIPHTSCPMYQAGLTFNKRDCLAALKPFGIKCATSYYINKGQAINGEEIIKKVGLPCFVKANKAGSSFGISKVNSEDQLLPAIENSFKEDDEIIIESFLDGTEVSVGVITYNGEVTVLPITEIVSENDFFDYEAKYQGKSQEITPARISEEMTNKVTEVAKKVYTTLKMKGFSRSEYIFVDGEPYLLEVNTIPGMTAESILPQQAAKAGISLSELFDNAIEEALK, from the coding sequence ATGAAGAAAAATATAGGTGTAGTAATGGGAGGTTATTCCTCTGAATACAAAATTTCGCTAAAAAGCGGAGATGTTGTTTGCCAGCATTTAGATCCTGAGAAATATAACATTTATCGTATTCATATTTTAAAAGACAAATGGGTGCATGTTATGGAAAACGGTACCGAAACACCTATAAATAAAGGGAATTTCACAATAGAAGTTGAAGGAAAAACTATTTCTTTCGATTGTATTTTTAATGCTATTCACGGTACCCCTGGAGAAGATGGATACCTACAGGGTTATTTAGAGCTCTTGGGCATTCCACATACCTCTTGCCCTATGTACCAAGCGGGATTAACCTTTAATAAAAGGGATTGTCTTGCAGCTTTAAAACCTTTCGGTATTAAGTGTGCCACATCTTATTACATAAATAAAGGACAAGCCATAAATGGGGAAGAAATTATAAAAAAAGTAGGGCTGCCTTGTTTTGTAAAAGCCAATAAAGCGGGGTCCAGTTTCGGGATTTCAAAAGTAAATAGCGAAGACCAACTGCTACCGGCCATCGAAAACTCTTTTAAAGAAGATGATGAAATTATAATTGAGTCTTTCTTAGATGGTACCGAAGTTTCTGTAGGTGTTATTACGTACAATGGCGAAGTAACAGTATTGCCGATTACCGAGATTGTTTCTGAAAATGATTTCTTCGATTACGAAGCCAAATACCAAGGAAAATCCCAAGAAATTACGCCGGCAAGAATAAGCGAGGAAATGACCAATAAAGTGACGGAAGTCGCCAAAAAAGTTTATACCACTTTAAAAATGAAAGGCTTTAGCCGCAGTGAATACATTTTTGTAGATGGCGAACCGTATTTATTGGAAGTAAATACCATTCCTGGTATGACCGCCGAAAGCATTCTACCTCAACAGGCTGCCAAAGCAGGCATTTCCCTTAGTGAGCTATTCGACAACGCTATTGAAGAAGCTTTGAAGTAG